The sequence GCCCCGGTGCTTCTCCAGTACCGCGGCCAGGCAGGCGACCGCCTCGCGGGGATCGACAACCTCAGGCCAGCGCAGCCACAATCCCTTGGCGAAATGGGCCCGGGCGTCGGCCACGGTCCAGAGCTGTTCGGCCACCAGCCGCAGCTGACCGCTGTAATCGTCGCGGCCGAGCTCGCCCTTGACCACCAAGATGGCGTCCTTGGCCAGCCATTCCTGGCACCCTTCCAGCACCTCGCTGAAGATCGCCGCTTCCAGCCGCCCCTGCCCATCCTCCAATGTGAGGAAAGCCATCCGCTTGCCCTGCTTGTTCTGACGGGTACGGATCTCGGCCACCAACCCGGCAACCACCGCCTCGACACTGGCGGCGCCGGGCTGATTGAAGCGTTCCTCGAGCGGTCCCAAGGGGGCGGTGACGAAGTGGGCCAGCTCCTCGCGGTATTCATCCAGGGGATGGCCGCTGAGATAGAAGCCGAGGACCGTCTTTTCCTCGCTCAATTGCCGGCGCAACGGCCAGGGCGGCACCGGCGTGGTGGCCGAAGGCACCACCGGCATATCCTCCGCCCCCCCGCCGAGGCCGAACAGGTCGTTCTGCCCCAGGGCGGCGCTGCGGTGGTACTGCTCGGCCGCTTGCAGGGCGGCCCCCAGATCTTCCAGCAGCTGGGCGCGATGGTCGCCAAGATGATCCAGGGCCCCGGCGCGGATCAGGGCTTCCAGCACCCGGCGGTTGGCTTTGCGCAGATCGATGCGGCGGCAGAAGTCGTACAGGTCCTTGAAGGGACCGGCCTGCCTGCGGGCGGCGAGGATGTCCTCGATGGCCGCCTGCCCCACGCCCTTGACCGCCCCGAGGCCGTAGCGGATGGCGCCGTCGTCCTGGACGCTGAAGCGATAGTCGGAGTGGTTGACGTCCGGCGGCAGCAGGGTCAATCCCAGTTGGCGGCATTCCTCCACGAAACCCACCAGCTTGTCGGTGTTGTCCATGTCCGAAGACAGCACCGCGGCCATGAAGGCCGCCGGATAATGGGCCTTGAGCCAGGCGGTCTGGTACGACACCCAGGCGTAGGCGGCCGAATGGGACTTGTTGAAACCGTAGCCGGCGAACTTCTCCATCAGGTCGAAGATGTACTCGGCGGTTTCCCTGTCCACCCCGCGTTCGGTGGCGCCCTCGACGAAGATGGCGCGCTGCTTGGCCATTTCCTCCGGTTTCTTCTTTCCCATGGCGCGGCGCAACAGGTCGGCGCCGCCCAGGGTGTAGCCGGCCAGGTCGCGGGCGATCTGCATCACCTGTTCCTGGTACAGGATCACGCCGTTGGTGGGCTTGAGGATCGGCTCCAGAGCCGGATGGGGATAGTTGGCCTTGGCGCGGCCGTGCTTGACGTTGATGTAGTCGTCCACCATCCCCGACTGCAACGGGCCGGGACGGAACAGCGCCACCAGGGCGATGATGTCCTCGAAGCAGTCCGGCTGCAGCCGCCGGATCAGATCCTTCATGCCACGCGATTCCAGCTGGAACACCGCGGTGGTGCGGCAGTTTTTCAGCAGCGCGAAGGTTTCGGGATCGTCGCGGGGGATGCGGTCGATATCGAGGGAGGGCTCGCCCCGGGCGGCGCGCTGGCGGTTGACGGTTTCCACCGCCCAGTCGATGATGGTGAGGGTGCGCAGTCCCAGGAAGTCGAACTTGACCAGTCCCGCGGCTTCCACGTCGTCCTTGTCGAACTGGGTGACCACGCCCTCCTCGCCTTCTTCGCGGTACAGCGGGGTGAAGTCGATGAGCTGGGAAGGCGCGATCACCACCCCACCGGCGTGCTTGCCGGCGTTGCGCGCCACCCCTTCCAGGGATTTGGCCAGGTCGATGAGAGCGCGGATCTCCTCGTCCTGTTCGTAGAGCTGGCGCAGCTCCTCGCTTTCCGCCAGGGCCTTGTCGAGGGTCATGCCCAGCTCGAAGGGAATCAGCTTGGCGATGCGGTCCACGAAGCCGTAAGCGTGCCCCAACACCCGGCCGACGTCGCGCACTACCGCCTTGGCGGCCATGGTGCCGAAGGTGATGATCTGGGACACCTTGTCGCGGCCGTATTTCTGCGCCACGTACTCGATCACCCGGTCGCGGCGCTCCATACAAAAATCCACGTCGAAGTCGGGCATGGAGACGCGCTCGGGGTTGAGGAAACGCTCGAAGAGGAGATCGAATTCCAGCGGGTCCAGATCGGTGATCCTCAGGGCGTAGGCCACCAGGGAGCCGGCGCCGGAACCGCGCCCCGGCCCCACCGGAATGCCGTTGGCCTTGGCCCACTGGATGAAGTCGGCGACGATGAGGAAGTAACCGGGGAAACCCATCTGGACGATGACGTCGATCTCGGTCTGCAGCCGCTGCCAGTAGGCGTCGGCCCGGTCCCTGGGAAGCGCGCCGGACTCGAAGCGCCGTTCCAGACCGCGGCGGCTTTCTTCGACGAAGAACTGGTCCAGGGTCATCCCTTCCGGCACCGGAAACAGGGGCAGGCAGGGCTTGCCCAGTTCCAGTTCCAGATTGCAGCGCTTGGCCACTTCCACGGTATTGGCCACCGCTTCGGGCAGGTCGGCGAACAGCGTGGCCATTTCCTCGGGGCTTTTCAGGTACTGCTGCTCGCTGTAACGGCGCGGACGCTTGGGATCGTCCAGGGTCCAGCCCTCGTGGATGCAGACCCGGGCCTCGTGGGCCTCGAAGTCCTCGGGGGTCAGAAAACGTACGTCGTTGGTGGCCACCACCGCCACGTCGCGGGCGGCGGCCAGATGCAGGACCGCCTCCAGATAGTCCTCCTCCTGCGGGCGGCCGGTGCGCTGGATCTCGAGGTAGAAACGGTCACCGAAGGCGGCGAGCCAGCCGTCGAGCGCCCTGGCCGCTTCCCTTTCCTTGCCCGCCAGCAGCCAGCGGCCCACATCCCCTTCCCGGCCGCCGGACAGCGCCAGCAGCCCCTCGGCGTTGGCGAGGATCCAGTCGCGTTCCACCAGCGCCCGTCCCAGGCGCT comes from Methylomarinovum tepidoasis and encodes:
- the dnaE gene encoding DNA polymerase III subunit alpha, with amino-acid sequence MAPSFVHLRLHSEYSLSDGLVRIKPLIARCRELGMPAVALTDQANLFALIKFYRAAEAGGIKPIVGADLWVRNPDDPREPDRLTLLVQNHAGYRNLTALLSRAYLEGQRLGRALVERDWILANAEGLLALSGGREGDVGRWLLAGKEREAARALDGWLAAFGDRFYLEIQRTGRPQEEDYLEAVLHLAAARDVAVVATNDVRFLTPEDFEAHEARVCIHEGWTLDDPKRPRRYSEQQYLKSPEEMATLFADLPEAVANTVEVAKRCNLELELGKPCLPLFPVPEGMTLDQFFVEESRRGLERRFESGALPRDRADAYWQRLQTEIDVIVQMGFPGYFLIVADFIQWAKANGIPVGPGRGSGAGSLVAYALRITDLDPLEFDLLFERFLNPERVSMPDFDVDFCMERRDRVIEYVAQKYGRDKVSQIITFGTMAAKAVVRDVGRVLGHAYGFVDRIAKLIPFELGMTLDKALAESEELRQLYEQDEEIRALIDLAKSLEGVARNAGKHAGGVVIAPSQLIDFTPLYREEGEEGVVTQFDKDDVEAAGLVKFDFLGLRTLTIIDWAVETVNRQRAARGEPSLDIDRIPRDDPETFALLKNCRTTAVFQLESRGMKDLIRRLQPDCFEDIIALVALFRPGPLQSGMVDDYINVKHGRAKANYPHPALEPILKPTNGVILYQEQVMQIARDLAGYTLGGADLLRRAMGKKKPEEMAKQRAIFVEGATERGVDRETAEYIFDLMEKFAGYGFNKSHSAAYAWVSYQTAWLKAHYPAAFMAAVLSSDMDNTDKLVGFVEECRQLGLTLLPPDVNHSDYRFSVQDDGAIRYGLGAVKGVGQAAIEDILAARRQAGPFKDLYDFCRRIDLRKANRRVLEALIRAGALDHLGDHRAQLLEDLGAALQAAEQYHRSAALGQNDLFGLGGGAEDMPVVPSATTPVPPWPLRRQLSEEKTVLGFYLSGHPLDEYREELAHFVTAPLGPLEERFNQPGAASVEAVVAGLVAEIRTRQNKQGKRMAFLTLEDGQGRLEAAIFSEVLEGCQEWLAKDAILVVKGELGRDDYSGQLRLVAEQLWTVADARAHFAKGLWLRWPEVVDPREAVACLAAVLEKHRGGRCPLFIDYANAEARACLRLGQAWQVSPSDDLLQELRRLWGAEAVSLRYR